In Mus musculus strain C57BL/6J chromosome 1, GRCm38.p6 C57BL/6J, a single genomic region encodes these proteins:
- the Angptl1 gene encoding angiopoietin-related protein 1 precursor has product MKAFVWTLSVLLFLLGSGHCKGGQLKIKKITQRRYPRATDGKEEAKKCSYTFLVPEQKITGPICVNTKGQDAGTIKDMITRMDLENLKDVLSRQKREIDVLQLVVDVDGNIVNEVKLLRKESRNMNSRVTQLYMQLLHEIIRKRDNSLELSQLENKILNVTTEMLKMATRYRELEVKYASLTDLVNNQSVTITVLEEQCLRMFSRQDPHASPPLVQVVPRHSPNSHQYTPGLLGGNEIQRDPGYPRDVMPPPDLPTAPTKSPFKIPAVTFINEGPFKDCQQAKEAGHSASGIYMIKPENSNGLMQLWCENSLDPGGWTVIQKRTDGSVNFFRNWENYKKGFGNIDGEYWLGLDNIYKLSNQDNYKLMIELEDWSEKKVYAEYSSFRLEPESDYYRLRLGTYQGNAGDSMMWHNGKQFTTLDRDKDTYTGNCAHFHKGGWWYNACAHSNLNGVWYRGGHYRSKHQDGIFWAEYRGGSYSLRAVQMMIKPID; this is encoded by the exons ATGAAGGCTTTTGTTTGGACCCTAAGTGTACTACTCTTCCTACTGGGCAGTGGTCATTGCAAAGGAGGacaactcaaaataaaaaaaataacccaaaggAGATATCCCCGTGCTACTGATGGGAAAGAGGAAGCAAAGAAATGTTCATATACATTCTTGGTACctgaacaaaaaataacaggGCCAATCTGTGTCAACACCAAAGGTCAGGATGCAGGCACTATTAAGGACATGATCACCAGGATGGACCTGGAGAACCTCAAGGATGTGCTGTCTAGGCAGAAGCGGGAGATAGATGTCCTGCAGCTGGTGGTAGATGTGGACGGGAACATTGTAAACGAGGTGAAGCTGCTGAGAAAGGAAAGCCGGAACATGAACTCCAGAGTCACGCAGCTCTACATGCAGCTACTACATGAGATCATCCGTAAAAGAGACAATTCACTCGAACTTTCCCAGCTGGAAAACAAAATCCTCAATGTCACCACAGAAATGCTGAAGATGGCAACAAGGTACAGGGAGCTAGAGGTGAAGTATGCGTCCTTGACGGATCTTGTCAATAACCAGTCTGTGACGATCACTGTATTGGAAGAGCAGTGCCTGAGGATGTTTTCCCGACAAGACCCCCACGCGTCTCCCCCTCTTGTCCAGGTGGTACCGCGACACAGTCCTAACAGCCACCAGTACACCCCTGGTCTGCTGGGAGGCAATGAGATACAGAGGGACCCAGGTTACCCCAGAGACGTAATGCCACCACCTGATCTGCCAACAGCTCCCACGAAAAGCCCTTTCAAGATTCCAGCAGTGACTTTCATCAATGAAG GACCATTCAAAGACTGTCAGCAAGCAAAGGAAGCTGGACACTCAGCCAGTGGAATTTACATGATTAAACCTGAAAACAGCAACGGTCTGATGCAGTTATGGTGTGAGAACAGTTTGGATCCTGGGGGTTGGACTGTTATTCAGAAAAGAACAGATGGCTCTGTCAATTTCTTCAGAAACTGGGAAAATTATAAG AAAGGGTTTGGAAACATTGATGGAGAGTACTGGCTTGGACTGGACAATATCTACAAGCTTAGTAATCAAGACAATTATAAGCTGATGATTGAACTAGAAGACTGGAGCGAGAAGAAGGTCTATGCAGAATACAGCAGCTTTCGTCTGGAGCCCGAAAGTGACTACTACAGACTGCGCCTGGGGACGTACCAGGGGAATGCTGGGGACTCTATGATGTGGCATAATGGTAAACAGTTCACCACGCTGGACAGAGATAAAGATACGTACACAG GAAACTGCGCCCACTTCCATAAAGGAGGCTGGTGGTACAACGCCTGTGCACACTCTAACCTCAACGGAGTATGGTACAGAGGTGGTCATTACAGAAGCAAGCACCAAGATGGCATTTTCTGGGCTGAATACAGAGGCGGGTCCTACTCCTTGAGGGCAGTACAGATGATGATCAAGCCTATTGACTGA